The following are encoded in a window of Vigna unguiculata cultivar IT97K-499-35 chromosome 8, ASM411807v1, whole genome shotgun sequence genomic DNA:
- the LOC114194150 gene encoding mitochondrial substrate carrier family protein B-like isoform X3 gives MQMEARVGVAVDGGVRKLVQPPPKQIGTISQLLAGGVAGALSKTCTAPLARLTILFQVQGMHSNVATLRKASIWNEASRIIHEEGFRAFWKGNLVTIAHRLPYSSVNFYSYEHYKKLLKKVPGLQSHRDNVSADLCVHFVGGGMAGITAATSTYPLDLVRTRLAAQTNFTYYRGIWHALHTISKEEGILGLYKGLGTTLLTVGPSIAISFSVYESLRSYWQSNRSNDSPVAVSLACGSLSGIASSTEKESLVQELHQVSNQIDP, from the exons ATGCAAATGGAAGCTAGGGTTGGCGTGGCGGTGGACGGTGGTGTACGGAAATTGGTGCAGCCGCCGCCAAAGCAGATTGGAACTATTTCGCAACTTCTCGCCGGAGGAGTCGCTGGCGCGTTAAGTAAGACCTGTACGGCGCCGCTTGCTAGACTCACCATCCTCTTTCAG GTTCAGGGAATGCATTCCAACGTTGCGACTTTGAGAAAGGCCAGTATATGGAATGAGGCTTCACGGATTATCCATGAAGAGGGATTTCGGGCTTTCTGGAAAGGGAATCTGGTGACCATTGCTCACCGGTTACCTTATTCTTCGGTTAACTTTTATTCTTACGAGCACTACAAGAAG TTGCTAAAGAAGGTTCCGGGATTGCAAAGTCATAGAGATAATGTTAGTGCAGACCTTTGTGTGCATTTTGTCGGCGGTGGCATGGCAGGAATTACTGCTGCTACATCTACTTATCCCTTGGATCTTGTAAGGACGCGGCTGGCTGCGCAG ACAAATTTTACCTATTACAGAGGTATCTGGCATGCTTTACACACAATTAGCAAGGAAGAGGGGATACTTGGACTTTATAAGGGACTTGGAACTACACTCTTG ACTGTAGGGCCAAGTATAGCTATCAGCTTCTCTGTATATGAATCCCTGAGATCTTATTGGCAGTCAAATAG ATCCAATGATTCTCCTGTTGCCGTTAGTCTGGCATGCGGCAGTCTTTCAGGCATTGCATCATCAACAG AGAAAGAGAGTTTGGTGCAGGAACTGCACCAAGTATCTAACCAGATTGACCCCTAG
- the LOC114194150 gene encoding mitochondrial substrate carrier family protein B-like isoform X1, giving the protein MQMEARVGVAVDGGVRKLVQPPPKQIGTISQLLAGGVAGALSKTCTAPLARLTILFQVQGMHSNVATLRKASIWNEASRIIHEEGFRAFWKGNLVTIAHRLPYSSVNFYSYEHYKKLLKKVPGLQSHRDNVSADLCVHFVGGGMAGITAATSTYPLDLVRTRLAAQTNFTYYRGIWHALHTISKEEGILGLYKGLGTTLLTVGPSIAISFSVYESLRSYWQSNRSNDSPVAVSLACGSLSGIASSTATFPLDLVRRRKQLEGAGGRARVYTTGLYGVFRHIIQTEGVRGLYRGILPEYYKVVPGVGICFMTYETLKMLLSDIATG; this is encoded by the exons ATGCAAATGGAAGCTAGGGTTGGCGTGGCGGTGGACGGTGGTGTACGGAAATTGGTGCAGCCGCCGCCAAAGCAGATTGGAACTATTTCGCAACTTCTCGCCGGAGGAGTCGCTGGCGCGTTAAGTAAGACCTGTACGGCGCCGCTTGCTAGACTCACCATCCTCTTTCAG GTTCAGGGAATGCATTCCAACGTTGCGACTTTGAGAAAGGCCAGTATATGGAATGAGGCTTCACGGATTATCCATGAAGAGGGATTTCGGGCTTTCTGGAAAGGGAATCTGGTGACCATTGCTCACCGGTTACCTTATTCTTCGGTTAACTTTTATTCTTACGAGCACTACAAGAAG TTGCTAAAGAAGGTTCCGGGATTGCAAAGTCATAGAGATAATGTTAGTGCAGACCTTTGTGTGCATTTTGTCGGCGGTGGCATGGCAGGAATTACTGCTGCTACATCTACTTATCCCTTGGATCTTGTAAGGACGCGGCTGGCTGCGCAG ACAAATTTTACCTATTACAGAGGTATCTGGCATGCTTTACACACAATTAGCAAGGAAGAGGGGATACTTGGACTTTATAAGGGACTTGGAACTACACTCTTG ACTGTAGGGCCAAGTATAGCTATCAGCTTCTCTGTATATGAATCCCTGAGATCTTATTGGCAGTCAAATAG ATCCAATGATTCTCCTGTTGCCGTTAGTCTGGCATGCGGCAGTCTTTCAGGCATTGCATCATCAACAG CAACGTTTCCCTTGGATCTTGTGAGGCGGAGGAAGCAACTTGAGGGGGCTGGTGGGCGAGCCCGTGTGTATACAACAGGCCTCTATGGTGTTTTTAGGCATATAATCCAGACAGAAGGCGTGCGTGGTCTTTACAGAGGAATTTTACCTGAATACTACAAGGTGGTGCCAGGTGTCGGTATTTGTTTTATGACTTACGAAACTTTGAAGATGCTTTTATCAGATATTGCTACCGGATAA
- the LOC114194150 gene encoding mitochondrial substrate carrier family protein B-like isoform X2 has protein sequence MQMEARVGVAVDGGVRKLVQPPPKQIGTISQLLAGGVAGALSKTCTAPLARLTILFQVQGMHSNVATLRKASIWNEASRIIHEEGFRAFWKGNLVTIAHRLPYSSVNFYSYEHYKKLLKKVPGLQSHRDNVSADLCVHFVGGGMAGITAATSTYPLDLVRTRLAAQTNFTYYRGIWHALHTISKEEGILGLYKGLGTTLLTVGPSIAISFSVYESLRSYWQSNRSNDSPVAVSLACGSLSGIASSTVVYYAFDAEKESLVQELHQVSNQIDP, from the exons ATGCAAATGGAAGCTAGGGTTGGCGTGGCGGTGGACGGTGGTGTACGGAAATTGGTGCAGCCGCCGCCAAAGCAGATTGGAACTATTTCGCAACTTCTCGCCGGAGGAGTCGCTGGCGCGTTAAGTAAGACCTGTACGGCGCCGCTTGCTAGACTCACCATCCTCTTTCAG GTTCAGGGAATGCATTCCAACGTTGCGACTTTGAGAAAGGCCAGTATATGGAATGAGGCTTCACGGATTATCCATGAAGAGGGATTTCGGGCTTTCTGGAAAGGGAATCTGGTGACCATTGCTCACCGGTTACCTTATTCTTCGGTTAACTTTTATTCTTACGAGCACTACAAGAAG TTGCTAAAGAAGGTTCCGGGATTGCAAAGTCATAGAGATAATGTTAGTGCAGACCTTTGTGTGCATTTTGTCGGCGGTGGCATGGCAGGAATTACTGCTGCTACATCTACTTATCCCTTGGATCTTGTAAGGACGCGGCTGGCTGCGCAG ACAAATTTTACCTATTACAGAGGTATCTGGCATGCTTTACACACAATTAGCAAGGAAGAGGGGATACTTGGACTTTATAAGGGACTTGGAACTACACTCTTG ACTGTAGGGCCAAGTATAGCTATCAGCTTCTCTGTATATGAATCCCTGAGATCTTATTGGCAGTCAAATAG ATCCAATGATTCTCCTGTTGCCGTTAGTCTGGCATGCGGCAGTCTTTCAGGCATTGCATCATCAACAG TGGTTTATTATGCTTTTGATGCAGAGAAAGAGAGTTTGGTGCAGGAACTGCACCAAGTATCTAACCAGATTGACCCCTAG
- the LOC114194150 gene encoding mitochondrial substrate carrier family protein B-like isoform X4: protein MQMEARVGVAVDGGVRKLVQPPPKQIGTISQLLAGGVAGALSKTCTAPLARLTILFQVQGMHSNVATLRKASIWNEASRIIHEEGFRAFWKGNLVTIAHRLPYSSVNFYSYEHYKKLLKKVPGLQSHRDNVSADLCVHFVGGGMAGITAATSTYPLDLVRTRLAAQTNFTYYRGIWHALHTISKEEGILGLYKGLGTTLLTVGPSIAISFSVYESLRSYWQSNRSNDSPVAVSLACGSLSGIASSTDK from the exons ATGCAAATGGAAGCTAGGGTTGGCGTGGCGGTGGACGGTGGTGTACGGAAATTGGTGCAGCCGCCGCCAAAGCAGATTGGAACTATTTCGCAACTTCTCGCCGGAGGAGTCGCTGGCGCGTTAAGTAAGACCTGTACGGCGCCGCTTGCTAGACTCACCATCCTCTTTCAG GTTCAGGGAATGCATTCCAACGTTGCGACTTTGAGAAAGGCCAGTATATGGAATGAGGCTTCACGGATTATCCATGAAGAGGGATTTCGGGCTTTCTGGAAAGGGAATCTGGTGACCATTGCTCACCGGTTACCTTATTCTTCGGTTAACTTTTATTCTTACGAGCACTACAAGAAG TTGCTAAAGAAGGTTCCGGGATTGCAAAGTCATAGAGATAATGTTAGTGCAGACCTTTGTGTGCATTTTGTCGGCGGTGGCATGGCAGGAATTACTGCTGCTACATCTACTTATCCCTTGGATCTTGTAAGGACGCGGCTGGCTGCGCAG ACAAATTTTACCTATTACAGAGGTATCTGGCATGCTTTACACACAATTAGCAAGGAAGAGGGGATACTTGGACTTTATAAGGGACTTGGAACTACACTCTTG ACTGTAGGGCCAAGTATAGCTATCAGCTTCTCTGTATATGAATCCCTGAGATCTTATTGGCAGTCAAATAG ATCCAATGATTCTCCTGTTGCCGTTAGTCTGGCATGCGGCAGTCTTTCAGGCATTGCATCATCAACAG ACAAGTAG